The following coding sequences lie in one Rhea pennata isolate bPtePen1 chromosome 10, bPtePen1.pri, whole genome shotgun sequence genomic window:
- the NOX5 gene encoding NADPH oxidase 5 has product MTKPDAIRSGSAVGAAGSPVPHGEGSGAVRPSVPSRPVPPAGAVGADARWLARVARQLASIAGDDEEIGLEGFKAALEVKESFFAERFFALFDSDGSGTVSLEELLKALSTLAHGDKMDKLRFLFQVYDVDRGGVKRERSADAGLNLLLFALAALGHAGRGAGVPLARACSQCLNFNCAFVAVLELRRCLTRPRATWVARALPLDPAVDFHQLVGYVVAALAAVHAAAHVANFSGGGGGAGGAAGPTGPALLLLLATVLAFSTPRGCRSGRFELFYWTHLSYVFVRALLLLRGPSFWKWFAVPGCLFGLETAAGLAARRAGGLRIVEVDLLPAEVTHLVIERPPSFRRQPGDYVYLNVPAVADEWHPFSISSAPEQPGRRSQRARLRGPVAAGADGGVELTAYRAAGERAGEDAPPADLRGRNTHAKKRKKRKKKKKTSSGSRLLAGERRRFCDVQCYVDGPYGTPTRRIFASEHAVLIAAGIGVTPFASILQSIMYRLVPPRDGRDAVPGRTRPPALCGVPAAPARPGASWSRPGLGERRLGAAAGRLRCVLPAPSHVDFWINRDQKHLEWFLSLLAKLEKEQGEGEPGGRFLEMHLYMTSAPGGNDVRAVGLQMALDLLAAKEQKDSITGLRTRTQLGHPDWGQVFRKVAEEKKGKVQVFFCGSPALAKVVKALCKRFSFRFFEENF; this is encoded by the exons ATGACAAAACCGGATGCGATT CGGAGCGGCTCTGCCGtcggcgccgcgggcagccccgTCCCGCACGGGGAAGGCTCCGGcgccgtccgtccgtccgtcccgtcccgccccgTCCCTCCCGCCGGCGCCGTGGGCGCCGATGCCCGGTGGCTGGCGAGGGTGGCGAGGCAGTTGGCGAGCATCGCGGGGGACGACGAGGAGATTGGCCTGGAGGGGTTCAAGGCGGCTCTGGAGGTGAAGGAG TCCTTCTTTGCCGAGCGGTTCTTCGCGCTGTTCGACTCCGACGGGAGCGGGACCGTCAgcctggaggagctgctgaAAGCCCTGAGCACGCTCGCGCACGGGGACAAGATGGACAAGCTGAGGTTCCTCTTCCAGGTTTACGACGTGGACA gggggggggtaaaACGAGAACGGAGCGCCGACGCCGGCCTCAACCTGCTGCTCTTCGCCCTGGCCGCCCTGGGCcacgccggccgcggcgccggggtgCCGCTGGCCCGTGCCTGCAGCCAGTGCCTGAACTTCAACTGTGCCTTCGTCGCC GTGCTCGAGCTGCGGCGCTGCCTGACCCGGCCGCGGGCCACCTGGGTCGCCAGAGCCTTGCCGCTGGACCCCGCCGTGGATTTCCACCAGCTCGTGGGCTACGTGGTGGCGGCGCTGGCCGCGGTCCACGCGGCCGCGCACGTGGCCAACTTCA gcggcggcggcggcggggccggcggcgcagCGGGGCCCACGGGACCGgccctcctgctgctcctcgcCACCGTGCTGGCCTTCTCCACCCCCCGCGGCTGCAGGAGCGGCCGCTTCGAG ctCTTCTACTGGACCCACCTCTCCTACGTCTTCGTCCgggccctgctgctcctgcgCGGCCCCAGCTTCTGGAAGTGGTTCGCGGTGCCCGGCTGCCTCTTCGGGCTGGAGACGGCGGCCGGCCTGGCCGCGCGGCGCGCCGGCGGGCTGCGCATCGTGGAGGTCGACCTGCTGCCGGCCGAG GTGACCCACTTGGTGATCGAGAGGCCGCCGTCTTTCCGCCGCCAGCCCGGGGACTACGTCTACCTGAACGTCCCGGCCGTCGCGGACGAGTGGCACCCGTTCAGCATCAGCAGCGCGCCCGAGCAGCCCG GAAGGCGTTCCCAGCGCGCCCGGCTCCGGGGGCCCGTGGCCGCCGGCGCGGACGGCGGGGTGGAGCTGACGGCGTACCGAGCCGCCGGGGAGCGCGCCGGCGAGGACGCGCCGCCGGCAGAC CTGAGGGGGCGAAACACACAcgccaaaaaaagaaaaaaaaggaaaaaaaaaaaaaaaacaagctcaGGAAGCAGGCTGCTCGCGGGGGAGCGGCGCCGGT tctGCGACGTCCAG TGCTACGTCGACGGCCCCTACGGGACCCCGACGCGGCGGATCTTCGCCTCGGAGCACGCGGTGCTCATCGCCGCCGGCATCGGCGTCACCCCCTTCGCCTCCATTTTGCAGAGCATCATGTACAGGTTGGTGCCGCCCCGGGACGGGCGAGACGCGGTGCCCGGGCGGACGCGTCCTCCGGCGCTCTGCGGCGTCCCGGCCGCTCCAGCGCGACCTGGAGCTTCTTGGAGCCGTCCCGGCCTCGGAGAGCGCCGgctcggggccgcggcggggcggctccGCTGCGTCCTCC CTGCGCCCTCGCACGTGGACTTCTGGATAAACCGGGACCAGAAGCACCTCGAGTGGTTCCTCAGCCTCCTGGCCAAGCTGGAGAAGGAGCAGGGCGAGGGGGAGCCGGGAGGTcg CTTCCTGGAGATGCACCTGTACATGACGTCGGCCCCGGGCGGGAACGACGTGAGGGCCGTCGGGCTGCAGATGGCCCTGGACCTGCTGGCGGCCAAGGAGCAGAAGGACTCGATCACGGGGCTGCGGACCAGGACCCAGCTCGGCCACCCCGACTGGGGCCAG GTGTTTCGCAAGGTGgctgaggagaagaaagggaaagtcCAAGTCTTCTTCTGCGGCTCGCCAGCGCTGGCGAAAGTCGTCAAAGCTCTCTGCAAGCGCTTCAGCTTCCGCTTCTTCGAGGAAAACTTCTAG